From Borrelia sp. RT5S, the proteins below share one genomic window:
- the uvrB gene encoding excinuclease ABC subunit UvrB, with amino-acid sequence MKFCLKSDYSPAGDQPRAIKEVRESILAHNKYQTLKGVTGSGKTFTVANIIKDLNRPSLIVSHNKTLAAQLYREFRDFFPENAVEYFVSYYDYYQPESYIASRDLYIEKEATINEEIEIKRIRTVTSLSRRRDVVVVATVSSIYALGSPEFFKSSAHAFFIGQKISIKEMADIFVRLQYTRTLMNLEHDKFSIKGDIVEVWPSNEHDNFAYRIYLDFDEVVKINRISPLTKKILGSIDEFTLFAKSYFVIPYESILGALPKIYADLKVQYHYFKENGKIVEAERLRQRVEYDIEMLRETGTCQGIENYSKYFSGSEMERPYCLFDFFPKDYLLFIDESHVTLPQIRGMYNGDYARKLNLVNFGFRLPSALENRPLRYPEFESLISQAVFISATPGPEEREKSSAIIEQIIRPTGLVDPEIILKNSEGQMEDLYSEIQKRVALNEKVLITTLTKKMSEDLTDYLLGLDVKARYLHAELNAIERVDVITSLRKSEIDVIVGINLLREGLDIPEVSLVAILDADKVGFLRSSTSLIQIIGRAARNSNGCVIMYYDQVSFSMQEAIDETNRRRNIQMGYNRRNNITPRTIVKKVQRILEKELKRETVGEDIKRIVSDEKLSKKNLISKLKFKLEEAVNDERFEDAIFLRDKIKELTKS; translated from the coding sequence ATGAAGTTTTGTTTAAAGTCTGATTATTCTCCTGCTGGTGATCAACCAAGAGCAATTAAAGAGGTTAGAGAGTCTATTTTGGCTCACAATAAGTATCAGACTTTGAAGGGCGTGACGGGAAGTGGTAAAACTTTTACAGTAGCCAATATTATTAAGGATTTAAATAGACCTTCTTTGATAGTTAGTCATAATAAAACTTTAGCCGCACAGCTTTATAGAGAATTTAGGGATTTTTTTCCAGAGAATGCAGTTGAGTATTTTGTTTCCTATTACGATTATTATCAACCCGAATCTTATATTGCTTCAAGAGATTTGTATATAGAAAAGGAAGCCACCATTAACGAAGAGATTGAGATAAAGAGAATAAGAACGGTAACATCTCTTTCCAGAAGGAGGGATGTTGTAGTAGTGGCTACAGTATCTTCAATATATGCATTAGGCTCTCCAGAATTTTTTAAAAGCTCGGCTCATGCTTTTTTCATAGGACAAAAAATTTCCATTAAGGAAATGGCAGATATTTTTGTGAGATTGCAGTACACAAGAACTCTTATGAACCTTGAGCATGATAAATTTTCTATTAAGGGAGATATCGTTGAAGTATGGCCTAGTAATGAACATGATAATTTTGCTTACAGAATTTATTTAGATTTTGATGAGGTTGTTAAAATTAACAGAATTAGTCCTCTTACAAAAAAAATTTTAGGCAGTATTGATGAGTTTACCCTTTTTGCCAAGTCGTATTTTGTCATTCCTTATGAGAGTATACTAGGCGCTCTTCCTAAAATATATGCTGACTTAAAGGTTCAATATCATTATTTTAAAGAAAATGGCAAGATTGTTGAGGCTGAAAGGCTTAGGCAAAGGGTGGAATATGATATTGAAATGTTAAGAGAAACTGGAACGTGTCAAGGTATAGAAAATTATTCTAAATATTTTAGTGGAAGTGAAATGGAGAGACCTTATTGTCTTTTTGATTTTTTTCCTAAGGATTATTTGCTTTTCATTGATGAGTCACATGTCACTTTGCCGCAGATTAGGGGGATGTACAATGGGGATTATGCAAGAAAGCTTAATCTTGTAAATTTTGGATTTAGACTCCCGTCGGCACTTGAAAATAGACCGCTTAGGTATCCTGAATTTGAATCTCTTATTAGTCAAGCTGTTTTCATTTCAGCCACCCCTGGGCCTGAAGAGCGAGAGAAGAGTAGCGCTATTATTGAGCAAATAATTCGTCCGACGGGGCTTGTAGATCCGGAAATTATTCTTAAGAATTCTGAAGGGCAAATGGAAGATCTTTACTCTGAAATACAGAAAAGAGTTGCTTTAAATGAGAAAGTTTTAATTACGACTTTAACTAAAAAAATGTCAGAGGATTTAACCGATTATTTACTGGGCCTTGATGTTAAAGCCAGGTATTTACATGCGGAACTTAACGCTATTGAAAGAGTAGACGTTATTACATCGCTTAGAAAATCAGAGATTGATGTTATTGTGGGTATTAATTTGTTAAGGGAGGGCTTAGATATTCCGGAAGTATCTCTTGTTGCGATATTGGATGCAGATAAAGTAGGCTTTTTAAGATCTTCCACATCTTTAATCCAAATAATTGGGAGGGCCGCTAGAAACTCAAATGGATGTGTTATTATGTACTATGATCAGGTAAGCTTTTCAATGCAAGAGGCTATTGATGAAACTAATAGAAGACGGAATATCCAAATGGGCTACAATAGGCGAAACAATATTACCCCAAGGACTATTGTTAAGAAAGTGCAACGAATTTTGGAAAAAGAATTAAAAAGAGAAACTGTCGGTGAAGATATTAAAAGAATTGTTTCAGATGAAAAATTATCCAAGAAAAACCTTATCAGTAAACTTAAGTTTAAGCTTGAAGAAGCAGTTAATGATGAGCGATTTGAAGATGCTATCTTTTTAAGAGATAAAATAAAAGAACTAACGAAGAGTTGA
- the uvrA gene encoding excinuclease ABC subunit UvrA, giving the protein MNEKITVRGAKEHNLKNINVDIPRNSLVVISGKSGSGKSSLAFDTIFAEGQRRYMESVSAYARQFLGVMKKPNVDYIGGLSPAISIEQRTISNNPRSTVGTITEIYDYYRLLFSKIGKPYCPNDGSLIEEQSLDKIINTVLSYAEEGSRVVLFAPIVMGAKGSHKKELERILNQGFNRVRVDFKDYLVEDAIGLSLDKNKKHNIEIVVDRIKLIGDLRIRLSESIETALSVSGGYLRVEIENSLEKVDKIFTEHNSCPLCGFSLPTIEPRLFSFNSPFGACSECSGLGVTLEFDFEKICPNLDLSFNDDAFVTFKTTSSWAVAIFRGLSNHYGFSLDTPVRDIPEDVLRKILYGANEKIDFIYQSREVEGKEIDGGFHYSKEFEGLLPILKRRYLTTESESARLFYEGLMSRKMCNSCKGKRLSVASLSVKLCGKDIQELSNLSVTDSYSFFEMISLDEVDTKISKEILKEIKNRLKFLVDVGLSYLYLDRISGTLSGGEAQRIRLATQIGSALAGVLYVLDEPSIGLHQRDNEKLINTLINLKNLGNTVIVVEHDEQTLRTADYIVDIGPGAGIHGGEIVAEGILSDVLNNENSLTGKYLCGSLKIDIPKVRREAGKGEIVLLGANKNNLKNIDVMIPLGLFTVITGVSGSGKSTLLNQVLYPALDSRLKGNMSYFDGFKDITGYEQVDKIIQINQKPIGKTPRSNPSTYVGFFTEIRELFARLPESKARGFKAGRFSFNVKGGRCEKCQGAGSLNIQMHFLPDVFIPCDLCKGRKFNEETLEIRYKGKNIYDVLEMSVIEAKDFFENIPKVNHYLKILKEVGLEYIKLGQSSTTLSGGEAQRVKLAFELVKRSTGKTFYIIDEPTTGLHFDDIRKLLEVLQLLVESGNTVVLIEHNLDVIKQSDYIIDLGPEGGLSGGDIVISGTPEEVSKCESSYTGMFLKNLL; this is encoded by the coding sequence TTGAATGAAAAAATTACTGTCAGAGGTGCAAAGGAACATAATTTAAAGAACATTAACGTTGATATTCCAAGGAATAGTTTAGTGGTGATATCCGGTAAGAGTGGCTCTGGGAAGTCCTCTTTGGCTTTCGATACAATTTTTGCAGAAGGGCAGAGAAGGTACATGGAGTCCGTATCGGCTTATGCAAGGCAATTTTTAGGAGTAATGAAGAAGCCTAACGTTGACTATATAGGTGGGCTCTCTCCTGCTATTTCTATTGAGCAAAGGACAATAAGTAACAACCCAAGATCAACGGTTGGAACAATTACTGAGATTTATGACTATTATAGGTTATTGTTTTCAAAAATCGGGAAGCCATATTGTCCAAATGATGGGAGTTTAATAGAGGAACAATCTCTAGATAAAATAATCAATACTGTTTTAAGTTATGCTGAGGAAGGGTCTAGGGTTGTTTTATTCGCACCCATTGTTATGGGCGCGAAGGGCTCACATAAAAAGGAACTTGAGAGAATATTAAATCAAGGATTTAATAGGGTAAGAGTGGATTTTAAAGATTATTTGGTAGAGGACGCTATTGGATTAAGCTTAGACAAAAATAAGAAGCACAATATCGAAATTGTAGTGGATAGGATAAAATTAATTGGAGATTTAAGAATTAGACTTTCAGAGTCCATAGAAACTGCTTTGTCTGTTTCTGGTGGGTATTTACGGGTAGAAATTGAAAATAGTTTAGAAAAGGTAGATAAAATCTTTACAGAACATAATAGTTGTCCTTTATGTGGGTTTTCGCTGCCCACAATAGAACCAAGACTTTTTTCTTTCAACAGTCCATTTGGGGCTTGTAGTGAGTGTTCTGGTCTTGGAGTTACACTTGAATTTGACTTTGAAAAGATTTGTCCTAACTTGGATCTTTCTTTTAATGATGATGCATTTGTTACATTTAAAACTACTTCTTCTTGGGCTGTAGCAATTTTTAGAGGACTTTCTAATCATTATGGGTTTAGCCTAGATACTCCTGTGAGAGACATACCAGAAGATGTTCTGAGAAAGATTTTGTATGGGGCAAATGAAAAAATTGATTTTATTTATCAGTCTAGGGAAGTAGAGGGTAAAGAAATAGATGGGGGCTTTCATTATTCTAAGGAGTTTGAGGGGCTTCTTCCTATTTTAAAAAGACGTTATCTTACAACGGAATCTGAGAGCGCCAGGCTGTTTTATGAGGGTTTAATGTCTCGAAAGATGTGTAATTCTTGCAAAGGAAAGAGGTTAAGCGTAGCATCATTATCTGTTAAGTTGTGTGGAAAGGACATTCAAGAGCTTAGTAATCTTTCTGTCACAGATTCTTATTCATTTTTCGAGATGATTAGTCTTGATGAGGTTGATACAAAAATTTCTAAGGAAATTTTAAAGGAAATTAAAAATAGGCTTAAGTTTTTAGTGGACGTGGGGCTTTCTTACTTATATCTGGATAGAATATCTGGAACCCTTTCAGGAGGTGAAGCTCAGCGCATTAGACTTGCTACTCAGATAGGATCAGCACTTGCTGGGGTTCTTTATGTCCTTGATGAGCCTAGTATTGGATTGCATCAAAGAGATAATGAGAAGTTAATAAATACACTTATTAATTTAAAAAATCTTGGAAATACAGTAATCGTTGTAGAACACGATGAACAAACTCTACGCACTGCTGATTATATTGTTGACATTGGTCCTGGAGCTGGAATTCATGGAGGAGAAATAGTTGCTGAGGGGATTTTGTCCGATGTTTTAAACAATGAAAATAGTCTTACTGGAAAGTATTTGTGTGGGTCACTTAAGATAGATATTCCAAAGGTAAGGCGTGAAGCTGGAAAAGGAGAGATTGTTCTCCTAGGAGCCAATAAAAACAATTTAAAAAATATTGATGTTATGATTCCTTTAGGTCTTTTTACTGTAATAACAGGAGTTTCTGGCAGTGGGAAGAGCACTCTTTTAAATCAGGTATTATACCCGGCACTTGATAGTAGGCTAAAAGGGAATATGAGTTATTTCGATGGATTTAAAGATATTACTGGGTATGAGCAGGTTGATAAGATCATTCAGATAAATCAGAAACCAATAGGTAAGACTCCAAGGTCAAATCCATCTACTTATGTTGGATTTTTTACAGAAATAAGAGAACTTTTTGCAAGATTACCTGAATCCAAGGCTAGGGGATTTAAGGCTGGAAGATTTTCTTTTAATGTTAAAGGGGGTAGGTGTGAAAAATGTCAAGGAGCAGGTTCTTTAAATATTCAAATGCACTTTTTGCCAGATGTTTTTATCCCTTGCGATTTGTGTAAAGGTAGAAAATTTAATGAAGAGACCCTAGAGATAAGATACAAGGGTAAAAATATTTATGATGTTTTAGAAATGAGCGTAATTGAAGCTAAAGATTTTTTTGAAAATATTCCAAAAGTAAATCATTATTTAAAAATTTTAAAGGAAGTTGGTCTTGAGTATATTAAATTGGGTCAATCATCAACAACCCTTTCTGGAGGGGAGGCCCAACGTGTCAAATTGGCTTTTGAACTTGTCAAGAGGAGCACAGGGAAAACCTTTTATATTATTGATGAACCTACAACGGGTTTGCATTTTGATGATATAAGAAAATTGCTGGAAGTATTGCAGCTTCTTGTTGAGAGTGGAAATACGGTGGTTCTTATAGAACACAATTTAGATGTGATAAAACAGTCGGATTACATAATAGATTTAGGACCTGAGGGTGGATTGTCTGGGGGTGATATTGTTATATCCGGAACCCCTGAAGAGGTTTCAAAATGCGAGAGTTCCTATACAGGAATGTTTTTAAAAAATCTTTTGTAA
- a CDS encoding LPS-assembly protein LptD, with protein MREFLYRNVFKKSFVILLSVANSFILFAQSEKGKPAENQKLTLMQKANLKELELSSDEDLKKWALKEGIEEEDVSRIRELLLKKFGLAPNFFSKDGGRYKIIIKSTDNLENFTYQLTKDENIIFKGKVSLIIEDIRDNKKHNIKGDQIIFNRNTKKLFASGNVNYTLDLTSDEKLYFYGSELFVDFDSQNFLLKNGIIQKKMHKNLINHIVSFGGEVLKRLDNDTNILEGAFITTSKIPDPYYSIRASKIWVLPSGDFGVVNALFYMGKVPILYIPFFFKPGDSLFFNPSLGYSSRKGFTLFNTVYLFGKRAVSNEDASFLDFDFNSVYNSNKDPYIRNGYLTYFFSKDAASKVGKDHVKLIFDIYSNLGFYSGLDFDVGATLGSFKTFEGSFGLGFARTLYKHSGTGAYRPFEEKSVNYSIFNFDNLNKGDIFGFEVPFRYLLKTKAEFLISDALLSVVFEHYSDPYVIIDFKNRLENSTLLSLLGSQKEYSETENMIKTFDWNLSSFYNRTFGDNTIFDYKLNNFGFSFKLSDSDNIYSKDPLIKPKDVMDPTRKWFYLERVYIPYVDINFQKDLYNSSWAPFSGNKDKEMIMAPKVKNIGEDSDDVDDIQDKKKKDNSKKIKEKDDLKKDLYVYPEVIASNDINNSDSFYIRLGINPYFKNNVFFDNSKAKSPQEFKYDVKSYLFDIKNKIDLKLHADLYNRLITFEEVVYLNTEEYNPLDKDYNLVDKEKKGEHSVINKINLELLPFIMYPAFSRSNIKVENKITLYLFDKKYDREAKILDGKSSSVFWKSPETLHQEINVNLIYDYRYFTTSLSSLLKNTFENIYASSELKFSLEFPYLLQEVGVGVRYDQKFKEDDKSKLARISVSPEEPLRPTSPYKGLEMSPALYYKIEPRYLDYFKVAFLAAYDPLINRVSELSFKLNAYDFELTFAMKDEFEYRYDKMLGDFLKVGTTTKLVPYLLDSRYKRDLYTFRFFDEKFSVGLGIDTGWKMNLQKFVDDNELWAEFSLRFKYTEFFELYFSTRSINTKTFKYFGGYMNQVDLEAVNIFSDLLKSFNFFNLQDRKDSLFKIKKISTGFKFNFYDWKFVGEYDLNPDILKDSSSGKYSSIWRNNFSIYISWNFFEPVKASFESNSSTDYELLINRDTKK; from the coding sequence ATGCGAGAGTTCCTATACAGGAATGTTTTTAAAAAATCTTTTGTAATACTATTAAGTGTTGCTAACTCTTTTATCCTGTTTGCTCAAAGTGAGAAGGGAAAACCGGCAGAGAATCAAAAGTTAACTTTAATGCAAAAAGCCAATCTGAAGGAACTTGAACTTTCTAGTGATGAAGATTTAAAGAAATGGGCCTTGAAAGAAGGTATTGAAGAAGAAGATGTTTCTAGGATAAGGGAGTTACTCCTGAAAAAATTTGGATTGGCTCCTAATTTTTTTTCAAAAGATGGAGGCAGATATAAGATAATCATTAAAAGTACAGATAATCTTGAAAATTTTACCTACCAACTTACTAAGGATGAAAATATTATATTTAAGGGGAAAGTTAGCCTTATTATTGAGGATATTAGAGATAATAAAAAGCATAATATCAAGGGCGATCAAATTATTTTTAATAGAAATACTAAAAAGCTCTTTGCTAGCGGAAATGTTAACTATACGCTTGATTTAACCTCCGATGAGAAGTTGTATTTTTACGGCAGCGAATTGTTTGTTGATTTTGACTCTCAGAATTTTCTTCTAAAAAATGGAATTATTCAAAAGAAAATGCATAAAAATTTAATTAATCACATTGTTTCATTTGGAGGAGAGGTTTTAAAGAGGTTGGATAATGATACAAATATACTAGAAGGGGCTTTTATCACAACTAGTAAAATTCCAGATCCTTATTATTCTATTAGGGCTTCCAAAATATGGGTCTTGCCTTCTGGAGATTTTGGAGTTGTAAATGCCTTATTTTATATGGGTAAGGTTCCCATATTATATATTCCATTCTTTTTTAAACCGGGCGATAGTTTGTTTTTCAATCCGTCTTTGGGATATTCTTCAAGGAAGGGGTTTACTCTTTTTAATACTGTCTATTTGTTTGGAAAAAGGGCTGTTAGTAACGAAGATGCTTCTTTTCTAGATTTTGACTTTAATTCGGTATACAACTCGAATAAAGATCCCTATATTAGGAACGGCTATTTGACTTATTTCTTTTCTAAGGATGCTGCCTCTAAAGTAGGCAAGGACCATGTTAAATTAATTTTCGATATTTATTCTAATTTAGGATTTTATTCGGGTCTTGATTTTGATGTCGGTGCTACTTTAGGCAGTTTTAAGACTTTTGAAGGTAGTTTTGGGTTAGGGTTTGCAAGGACTTTATATAAACATAGTGGTACTGGGGCTTATAGGCCTTTTGAAGAGAAAAGTGTCAATTATTCCATTTTTAATTTTGATAATTTAAACAAGGGTGACATATTTGGATTTGAGGTTCCTTTTAGGTATTTATTGAAAACCAAGGCAGAATTCTTAATAAGCGATGCACTTCTTTCGGTGGTTTTTGAGCACTATTCAGATCCTTATGTGATAATTGACTTTAAAAATAGATTGGAAAACTCAACACTTCTCTCCCTTCTTGGATCTCAGAAAGAATATTCAGAGACAGAAAACATGATAAAGACATTCGATTGGAATTTGTCTTCTTTTTATAATCGAACTTTCGGTGATAACACAATTTTTGATTATAAGCTAAATAACTTCGGGTTTAGTTTTAAATTGTCAGATTCTGATAATATCTATAGTAAAGACCCTTTAATAAAACCAAAGGACGTGATGGATCCTACCAGAAAGTGGTTTTATTTAGAGAGGGTTTACATTCCCTATGTTGACATCAATTTTCAAAAAGATCTTTATAACAGTAGCTGGGCTCCTTTTTCTGGTAATAAGGATAAAGAAATGATTATGGCTCCCAAAGTCAAAAATATTGGAGAGGATAGTGATGATGTAGATGATATACAGGATAAAAAAAAGAAAGACAACTCCAAGAAAATTAAAGAAAAGGATGATTTAAAAAAGGATTTGTATGTGTATCCTGAAGTAATTGCGTCAAACGATATTAATAATTCAGATTCTTTCTATATTAGACTTGGAATTAATCCTTATTTTAAAAATAATGTATTCTTTGATAATTCTAAAGCCAAATCTCCCCAAGAATTTAAATATGATGTAAAAAGCTATTTGTTTGATATTAAAAATAAAATAGATCTAAAGCTTCATGCTGACTTGTACAACCGGCTTATTACTTTTGAGGAAGTTGTGTATCTAAATACCGAAGAGTATAATCCTCTAGACAAGGATTATAATTTAGTGGATAAGGAAAAGAAAGGAGAGCATTCAGTTATTAATAAAATAAATTTAGAATTGCTTCCTTTCATTATGTACCCTGCTTTCTCTAGGAGCAATATTAAGGTAGAAAACAAAATTACGCTTTATTTATTTGATAAAAAGTATGATAGAGAAGCTAAAATTTTGGACGGGAAGAGCAGCAGTGTCTTTTGGAAGAGCCCCGAAACCCTTCATCAGGAGATAAACGTTAATTTGATTTATGACTACAGGTATTTTACTACTAGTCTTTCAAGTTTACTAAAGAATACCTTTGAGAATATATATGCGTCTTCTGAACTTAAATTTTCTTTAGAGTTTCCCTATTTACTGCAGGAAGTAGGCGTCGGAGTAAGATACGATCAAAAATTTAAGGAAGATGATAAATCTAAGCTTGCGAGGATATCCGTTAGTCCAGAGGAACCTTTAAGGCCAACTTCTCCTTATAAAGGCTTGGAAATGAGTCCTGCTCTATATTATAAAATAGAACCTAGGTATTTAGATTATTTTAAGGTTGCCTTTTTGGCTGCCTATGATCCTTTGATTAATAGAGTTTCTGAACTTTCCTTTAAGCTAAATGCTTACGATTTTGAACTTACGTTTGCAATGAAGGATGAGTTTGAGTATAGATATGATAAGATGTTGGGTGATTTTTTAAAGGTGGGGACTACTACTAAGCTTGTTCCATATCTTCTAGATTCTCGATATAAAAGGGATTTATATACTTTCAGATTTTTTGATGAAAAATTTTCGGTTGGATTAGGAATAGATACTGGGTGGAAAATGAATTTGCAAAAATTTGTTGATGATAACGAACTTTGGGCTGAATTTAGTCTTAGATTTAAATATACTGAGTTTTTTGAGTTGTACTTTTCTACACGCTCCATTAACACAAAGACTTTTAAATATTTTGGAGGATATATGAATCAAGTTGATCTTGAAGCGGTTAATATTTTTTCAGATTTACTTAAGTCATTCAATTTCTTTAATTTGCAGGATAGGAAAGATTCATTATTTAAGATTAAGAAGATTAGTACAGGCTTTAAGTTCAATTTTTATGATTGGAAGTTTGTAGGAGAATATGATTTAAATCCAGATATTTTAAAAGATTCTAGCAGTGGGAAGTATTCTTCTATATGGAGGAATAATTTTTCAATTTATATTTCTTGGAATTTCTTTGAACCTGTTAAGGCTTCATTTGAGAGTAATTCAAGCACGGATTATGAGCTTTTAATTAATCGTGATACTAAGAAGTAG
- a CDS encoding ribonuclease H family protein, producing the protein MGKYYACIFPDRNEKTVFTSWEECKSRITGEKNKIKSFKTKEEAENWLDKDSNSNTYPMGIYFDSGTGRGKGVEVRVVNEEGVSILNKLIDQSLINKHDNYYVKDFDGISNNYGELLGLYIALKIALKEDVKNIFGDSKLVIDYWSKGFYNRKKLKETTIKLVKNVIKLRNDFEDKGGQVLFIPGDNNIADLGFHKR; encoded by the coding sequence ATGGGAAAATACTATGCTTGTATTTTCCCCGATAGAAATGAAAAAACTGTTTTTACATCTTGGGAAGAATGTAAAAGCAGGATTACAGGGGAAAAAAATAAAATCAAAAGTTTTAAAACTAAAGAAGAAGCAGAGAATTGGTTAGATAAAGACTCAAATAGCAATACCTACCCAATGGGTATCTATTTTGACTCAGGGACAGGGAGGGGTAAAGGAGTAGAGGTTAGAGTTGTAAATGAAGAAGGAGTCTCTATACTAAACAAATTAATAGACCAAAGTTTAATTAACAAACACGACAATTATTATGTAAAAGATTTTGACGGCATTAGCAATAATTATGGAGAACTTCTTGGTTTATATATAGCATTAAAAATAGCACTAAAAGAAGATGTAAAGAATATATTTGGAGATAGTAAATTAGTAATCGACTACTGGTCAAAAGGATTTTACAATAGAAAAAAATTAAAAGAAACTACTATCAAGTTGGTCAAAAATGTAATCAAGCTGAGAAATGATTTCGAAGATAAAGGCGGTCAGGTACTGTTTATCCCTGGGGATAATAACATTGCAGATCTTGGCTTTCATAAAAGATGA